The sequence CATTGAGCGCCGCCCTGCTCGCGGGCTGTTCCACGGGCCCTGCTGGAGGTTCGGGCTCCGAGGCCTCCGGCTCCACCGATGCCTCCGCGACCTCGGACGCCACCTTTCCCCGGACAGTGGAGCACGTCTACGGCAAGACCGAGATCCCGGCCCAGCCCGAGCGCGTGGCCACCGTGTCCTGGGTGAACCAGGACGTCGCACTGGCCCTGGGCGTGGTGCCCGTGGGCGTGGCGGCCACCGAGTACGGCGGCAACGCCCAGCAGTCCACCGACTGGTTCGACGCGGCCCTGGAGGAGGCCGGCGGAGAGGCCCCGGAGCAGTACTCCGAAGCTGACGGCATCAACTTCGAGGCCCTGGCCGCCACCGAGCCGGACGTCATACTCGCCGCCTACTCCGGCATCACGCAGGAGGAGTATGACAAGCTCTCCGAGATCGCCCCCGTGGTGGCCTACCCGGAGGACACCGCAGCGTTCACCACAGCCTGGCAGGATTCCACCCGGCTGATCGGGGAGGCCCTCGGCAAGGAGGACCGGGCCGAAGAGGTCATCGCGGACGTCGAGGACCAGGTCGCCCAGGCCGCGGAGGAGTACCCCGCCCTGGCCGGCACCACCTTCCTGACGGGTACGGTCGATCCGGCCGCCGCCGATCAGATCTACCTGTTCACCGCCGCGGACAACCGGCCGAAGTTCCTGACCTCGCTCGGCATGGAGCTGGCTCCCGTGCTGGCGGACAACGCAGAGGCCGAGGACGCCTTCTTCCTGACCTGGTCCCCCGAGCGGGCGGACGAGCTCGACTCGGACATCTTCATCACCTCGGCCACCGATGAGTCGGTGACCGAGGCCATCGCCTCCGACCCGCTGCTGTCCAAGATCCCGGCCGTGCAGGATGAGACGCTCGTGGTGCAGACCGACCAGCAAGAGGTCCTGTCCACCTCGGCCGCCTCGCCACTGTCCATCCCGTGGGCCCTGGAGAACGTGGTCCCGGACATCGCCGCCGCGGCCGAGCAGGCCGACAGCGCGGAATAATCTGGACCGGCCCCAAGAACACCGTCTGATGACAGAAAGCGCATGAGACCCTCCCTCCAGCGCCCCTCCACGGAGCACCCGCCGCCCGGCGCCAGCACCACTGGCTCGCCGGAGCGGCGGTCCGCGCCCCCGGCACGACGCCGGCCGGTTACGGCGTCTCTGTCCCGCGCCCTGTCTTCCCGCGCCCTGCCTTTCCTTGCCCTCCCGGCACTGGTGCTGGTGTTCGCGTGCCTGGCCGCATTGGCCTTCGGGGCCCGCCATGTGGACCCGGTCACCACTCTGGAGGCACTCGGCGCGTTCCTCACCGGCGGGGGTGATGCCGCGGCGGCGGACATCGACGCCGCGGCGGCCCTGTCCCGCATCCCGCGCACCATCACCGCGGTGCTCGTGGGCGCGGCCCTCGCGGTGTCCGGGGTAGCCCTGCAGGGAGCCACCCGCAACCCGCTTGGTGATGCGGGCCTGCTGGGCCTGACCGCCGGGGCCTCGCTGGCGGTGGCGCTCGGCCTGGGCCTCGGCATCTCGGCCGGCCTGGCGGGGGTGATGGTACTGGCGATCCTCGGGACCCTCGTGGCCGCCGCGGTGGTCTACACCGTGGCCTCGGCCGCCTCCCGGCTGGGGGGCGGCCCGGGCGGCACCCCGGGGCCCCTGTCCCTCGTGTTGGCCGGGGCGGCCGTCACCGCGGGCTGCACCGCCGTCACCAGCGCCCTGTTGATCCTCTCCCCCGCGGTGCTGGAGCGCTTCCGGTTCTGGACCGTCGGCTCCGTGGCCAGGTCCTCACTGGAAGACGCCGCCTGGCTGGCGCCCGTGATCGCCGTGGGCATCCTGATGGTCTTCGTGGCCGCACCCGGGCTGGATGCGCTGGCCCTCGGTGACGAGCTGGCCCACGGGCTCGGCTCCCGCCCCGAACGCCTGCGCATGGTCCTGCTCGGTGCCACCGTGCTGCTGACCGCCGCCGCGACCGCCTTGGCCGGGCCCGTGGTGTTCGTGGGCCTGCTGGTCCCCCATGCCCTGCGCCGGTTCCGCCCGGCCTCCACGCGCGTGCTCGTGCTGGGCTGCGCCCTGTGGGGGGCCGTCCTGCTCGTCCTCGCCGACCTCGCCGGTCGGCTCGTGGTGGCGCCTCAGGAGATCCACGTGGGCGTGACCACAGTGGTCATCGGCGTGCCCGTGCTGCTCCTGTTGCTGCGCCGGAAGGCGGTTTCGCTGTGAGCGCGCCATCCCTCGAGACCACGGCCACTGCCCCCGCCCTTGAATCAGTGGCCGGGCCCTCCCCGGCTGCGGTGGCCGCCGTGCGGTCCCTGCATTCCCGTGCCCGACGCCGGCTGCTCACCGCCACGCTCTGCCTCGCCGCGGCCTTGATGCTGGCGATGGGAGTGCGGGTGCTGCTGGGCCACTACACCGTCACCATCCCCGACTTCTTCGCCATCCTCGGCGGGGAGACCATCCCCGGCGCCTCGTTCATCGTGATGCAGGAGAAACTGCCCCGGGCCGTGGCCGGAGCCCTGGCCGGTGCGGCGTTCGGCGCCGCCGGCGCCCTCTTCCGGCGCACGCTGCGCAACCCCCTGGCCAGCCCGGACATCATCGGCGTGACCCAGGGTGCCGCCGTCGCCGCCGTGACCGTGCTCGCCTTCGGCGGGGTGCGCGGGACGGGCATGGCCGCAGCCGCCATGATCGGCGGCTTGGTGGCGATCGCCATCGTCCTCGGGTTCTCGATGGCCGGGCGGTCCTCCGCAGGAGCTGGCTCGGGCGGATTGGCGGGCGCCTTGGGCGGGGCCACCTTCATCGTGGCCGGGATCGCCGTGGCGTCCCTGTGCCAGGCCACCCTGTCCGGGGCGATGCTGGCCCTGTCCCAGCATGACCTGCAGGCCGCGGCCGTGTGGACCGCGGGCTCCCTCAACGCGGTGACGTGGGAGCGGATCACCCTGTTGGCCGTCATCATGATCGTGCTGGTGCCCCTCGCCGGTCTCCTGCATGCCCGGCTGGCTCCGGCCGACCTGGGTGGCGAGCTGGCCCACGGCGTGGGCTCCCGGCCCGGCCGGACGGGCCTCTGGTCCCTCGTGGTCGGCGCCCTGCTGGCAGCGGCGGCGACGGCGGCCACCGGCCCGCTCGCGTTCGTCGCCCTGCTCTCCACCCCCCTGGCTCGGGGCCTCACCGGGGGACGGCCCTCGCTGCCGGCGGCGGCCCTGTGCGGCGCGGTCATCGTGGTGGTCGCGGACTTCGCGGCCGCCGAGGCCTTCGGCGGGGTCAGGTTGCCCACCGGCGTGCTCACCGGGGCGGCCGGGGCGCCGCTGATGCTGTGGCTCCTGATTCGAAGTGGACGGAAGGCTTGAGATGTCAATAGAACCGGCGATCCGCCTGCGTGGCGCGAGCCTGGCCTATGGCCCGCACACGGTCGTGGGGCAGGAGAAGCCCGTGGACCTGGATGTGCCGGCTGGCCAGACCACGGCCATCATCGGCGCCAACGGCTGCGGCAAGTCGACCCTCCTGAAGGGGTTGACCCGGCAGCTGCCCCTGGTGAGCGGATCCCTCGAGGTCCTCGGCCGGGACGTGGAGGGGTGGAATCCCCGCAGCTACGCCCGCACCGTGGCGTTACTGCCCCAGTCCCCCGTGGTGCCGGAGGGCATGACGGTGGAGCAACTCGTGGACCGCGGGCGCCACCCGCACCGCGGCTGGTTCGGGGCCCGGACGGCCCAGGACACCGTGGCGATCGCCCAGGCCCTCGAGCTGGCCGACCTGGTGGGGCTGGCCGGCCGGGACGTGGCCGAGCTTTCCGGAGGTCAGCGCCAGAGGGCCTGGCTGGCCCTGGTGCTGGCCCAGCAGACGCCCGTGGTGCTCCTCGACGAACCCACCTCCTACCTGGACCTATCCCACCAGGTGGAGTTGCTGGACCTGGTGCGGGACCTGCCGGACCCCAGGGCAGCCGGTGCAGGCGGTGCAGCCGGTGTAGGCGAGCGGCCCCGGGCCACCGTGGTCGCCGTGTTGCACGAACTGAACCTCGCCGCCCGTTCCGCGGACCACATCATCGCCATGGCCCACGGCCAGGTCGTGGCCGAGGGGACACCGGAGGAGGTCCTGACCCCGGCGAACCTGGAGGGCATCTACGGACTGGACGCCGACGTCGTGAAGGATCCGCTGTTGGGCCACCCGGTGGTGCTGCCGCGGACCGCGGCGAACCGCGCCGCGGCCGAGAAGCTGGGGACCGGGACCGCGCAACTGCCTTGACCGCCAGCGACCACTACGACCTGAGTTCCGACCGGCGCTGGCATGATGGTGCCGTGACACCGGCACCGGACTTCTCCAGGAAGCAGGCACTGGCCGGCGAACTGATACGGCTGGTTCCGGCCCGGCGGGAGCATGCCGCGGTGCTCCACCCGCTGCTAGCGGATGCCGAGGTGTCCCGGCTGACCGGGACCGTTCGCTCCTCCACCGTGCCGGCGCCCTGGTCGGTGGACGAGCTCGCCGAGATCTACGCGCGCTGGTCCCGGGCGGAGGACCGGATCGTGTGGGTCATCGAGGAGGTGGCCACCGGCCGGATCGTCGGGGAGTCCGTGCTCAACGACCTCGATGAGGACAACCTCTCCTGTGGCTTCCGGATCTGGATCTCCGGCGCTCGGGGCCGTGGCCTCGGCAGCGAGGCCGTGGAACTGACTCTGCGGCACGCCTTCGAGGACCAGGGGCTGCACCGAGTGTCGCTGGAGGTCTACGCTTTCAATCCGCGGGCCCGCCATGTCTACGAGAAGGCCGGTTTCCGCCTGGAGGGCACCCTGCGCGAGGCGCTGCTCTTCGACGGCGGATGGGTGGACGCCCACGTGATGGGGATCCTGGCCGAGCAGTGGCGGTCTCGGCAGGGAGGGGTTCCCACGGACCCGCCTCCTGCCGGACCATAGCTCCATGGCACACGGAGACATCACCCACGTCGACATCCCGGTCACCGACCATCAGCGCGCCACCGAGTTCTACGGCTCGGTCTTCGGCTGGAAGATCGAGACCTACCCCGGCTTCGAGGACTACCCCATGTGGCGGGCCCCCAACGAGGTCAGCGGCGGCGGTCTGGCGCCGCGCAGCGCCGACTTCACCCAACCCCGCTCCACCGTGGAGGTCGACTCGATCGACGAGACCCTGGCCACCGTCACCGCACTGGGCGGCACCGTGATCGCCCCGAGGTCCCCGATCACCGAGACCAGCTGGTGGGCCGTGTTCCGGGACCTCGATGGCAACGAGATCGGACTCTACGAGGCTGTCACGGACACGTCAGCCACCTGAGTCACCTGCGGCAGCTGAGACACGGAGACACCCGGGTTCACCGGCGGAGCGATTGCGCCGCCAGCCGAACGCGCTGGCGCGCCCTCCAGGTGCAGTGCAACAGTGGCCGTGGAAGCACTGACACCCGAACGGAAGGACCAGATCCATGGCGAACTACCTGATCATCGGCGGACACGGCAAGGTGGGCCTGCGGACCGCACCCTTGCTGGCGCAGGAGGGGCACACGGTCACCTCGGTCATCCGCAGCTCGGAGCAGACACCCGAGATTGAGGCCGCCGGCGCGAAGGCCCTGGTGCTGGACATCGAGACCGCCTCACAGGAGGAGCTCGTCCAGGCCTTCGAGGGCCAGGACGCCATCGTCTGGTCCGCCGGCGCCGGTGGCGGGAGCCCCGAGCGCACCTATGCCGTGGACCGGGACGCCGCGATCCGCTCCATGGACGCCGCCCTCCAGGCCGGCGTGAAGCGCTACGTCATGGTGTCCTACATGGGCGCCACCACCCAGCACGGCATCGCCGAGGACGACCCATTCTTCCCCTATGCGGAGTCCAAGGCCGCCGCGGACGAGTACCTGCGCAACTCCGGGCTCGACTGGACCATCCTCGGCCCGGGGAAGCTCACCCTGGACGAGCCGACCGGCATGATCGCCGTCGGCAGCGGCACCGCGGACGGCTCCAATCGGGATACCTCGCGCGGCAACGTGGCCCAGGCGGTCCGAGTCGCCCTGGACACCCAGAACTCGATCGGGAAACAGATCGACTTCGTGGACGGTGAGGAGCCGGTCTCCGCCGCCTTCTCCCAGCTCTGAGGGCGTGTCCGGCCAGCTCTGAGCACCTGACTCACCCTCACTGAGGGGCCTTCTCAAACCCGGGCACGACGCGCGGGCCGGCACCTGCCAGCGTAGGTGCCGGCCCGCGCGTCGTGCTCCGGGAAACCGGGCGGCCGGAAGCCGAAACCGGGAGACTAGCGGAACAGGCTGATGAGGATGCCGCCCACGGCGACCACGCCGGCGATGACCACGAAGACGTTCGACGCCTTGCCGCGGAATCGCGCGAGGGCGGGCACCTTGTGAATGGCGTACATCGGCATGAGGTAGAGCACGGCGGCGATCACGGGGCCGGCCAGCGACTCGATCAGCGCCAGGATGCTGGGATTGAGCACCCCGGCCAGCCACGTGGTGGCGATCAGGAAGACGCTCACGCCGATCGTGATGCCGCGGTCGCTCAGGCGCTTCTGCCGTGGGTCCACCATGGTGCGCACGATCGCCGTGGCCCCCTCGGCGGCACCGAGCCAGTGGCCGAAGAAGGACGAGGCGATCGCCGTAATGGCCACGGCGGGGCCAAGCCAGGCGATGAGGGGCAGGCCCATCACGTTGGCCAGGTGGGAGAGCACCGGCAGGTTGGCGTCCTTGGCCTCCTGCAGCCCCTCGGGGCCGAGGGCCAGCACACAGGACCAGACGAAGCCCATGGTGAAGACGACCAGCAGGACCGCGGTGATCCGGAGGACGGAGGACGCCTTCTGCATGGATCCGGCACCGTAGCGTTCCCGCAGGGACACGGAGAACTGGGAGATGGCCGGGGAGTGATTGAACGCGAAGACCAGCACCGGGATCATCAGCCAGAGGGACATCGCGAAGTCGCCGGGAGCGGGCAGCGCACCGAAGCCGTCGAAGGACCACTGGGGGATCAACAGCAACGTGACCGCGAACAGCACCGCGATCAACGGGTAGACCAGCCACTGGGTGACCACGAGCATGACCTTCTTGCCGGCGACCATGACGGCCGACATCGCCAGGACCAGCACCCCGGACAGCAGCCACCGCGGCCAGGGGTCCAGGCCGAGCTGGTTCACCATGAGGCTCTCCACCGTGTTGGTGATGCCCACCCCGTAGATCAGCACGATCGGGTAGATCGCCAGGAAGTACAGGACGGTGACCACGCGGCCGGCGGTCTCGCCGAAGTACTCGCGGACCACGCCGGTGATGTCCTGTTTCGGGTTCGACGAGGCACACACCATGCGGGACAGCGCCCGGTGGGAGAAGTAGGTCATCGGCCAGATCAGCACGGTGGCGATGAGCAGCGGCCACAGCCCGCCCAGTCCGGCGTTGATCGGCAGGAACAGGATGCCGGCGCCCACGGCTGTGCCGAACAGGCCGATCGTCCAGCTCGCGTCGAACCGGTTCCACCGGGGCGTCGTCGCCGTCGCGGTGGTGGACGCCTGATCTGCGGGCGACTCCGGGGCCTGGTCTGCGGGCGACTCCGGCACAGATCCGGGCGTCGCCTCGGCTGCTGACTCGGGGGAAGGGCGTGAAGTCATGCACATACTCCTGGTTCGGCGCGTCGCGATCGGCTGCGCTGGGTGACCGCCCGGGGGTCTAGCGGTTCTCGGCTGGTCCCAGCCGTCCACCTGGTGCGGTGGCAGAAAGGGCCCGATAGAGTGTAAGCCCGCTCACAGGCTGGCGCGAATCGGGGCAGTGCGGCTCACCGTTCAGTTCACTTTTCAGCTCACCGTTCA comes from Citricoccus muralis and encodes:
- a CDS encoding FecCD family ABC transporter permease → MSAPSLETTATAPALESVAGPSPAAVAAVRSLHSRARRRLLTATLCLAAALMLAMGVRVLLGHYTVTIPDFFAILGGETIPGASFIVMQEKLPRAVAGALAGAAFGAAGALFRRTLRNPLASPDIIGVTQGAAVAAVTVLAFGGVRGTGMAAAAMIGGLVAIAIVLGFSMAGRSSAGAGSGGLAGALGGATFIVAGIAVASLCQATLSGAMLALSQHDLQAAAVWTAGSLNAVTWERITLLAVIMIVLVPLAGLLHARLAPADLGGELAHGVGSRPGRTGLWSLVVGALLAAAATAATGPLAFVALLSTPLARGLTGGRPSLPAAALCGAVIVVVADFAAAEAFGGVRLPTGVLTGAAGAPLMLWLLIRSGRKA
- a CDS encoding FecCD family ABC transporter permease; the protein is MRPSLQRPSTEHPPPGASTTGSPERRSAPPARRRPVTASLSRALSSRALPFLALPALVLVFACLAALAFGARHVDPVTTLEALGAFLTGGGDAAAADIDAAAALSRIPRTITAVLVGAALAVSGVALQGATRNPLGDAGLLGLTAGASLAVALGLGLGISAGLAGVMVLAILGTLVAAAVVYTVASAASRLGGGPGGTPGPLSLVLAGAAVTAGCTAVTSALLILSPAVLERFRFWTVGSVARSSLEDAAWLAPVIAVGILMVFVAAPGLDALALGDELAHGLGSRPERLRMVLLGATVLLTAAATALAGPVVFVGLLVPHALRRFRPASTRVLVLGCALWGAVLLVLADLAGRLVVAPQEIHVGVTTVVIGVPVLLLLLRRKAVSL
- a CDS encoding SDR family oxidoreductase, translating into MANYLIIGGHGKVGLRTAPLLAQEGHTVTSVIRSSEQTPEIEAAGAKALVLDIETASQEELVQAFEGQDAIVWSAGAGGGSPERTYAVDRDAAIRSMDAALQAGVKRYVMVSYMGATTQHGIAEDDPFFPYAESKAAADEYLRNSGLDWTILGPGKLTLDEPTGMIAVGSGTADGSNRDTSRGNVAQAVRVALDTQNSIGKQIDFVDGEEPVSAAFSQL
- a CDS encoding ABC transporter ATP-binding protein, with the translated sequence MSIEPAIRLRGASLAYGPHTVVGQEKPVDLDVPAGQTTAIIGANGCGKSTLLKGLTRQLPLVSGSLEVLGRDVEGWNPRSYARTVALLPQSPVVPEGMTVEQLVDRGRHPHRGWFGARTAQDTVAIAQALELADLVGLAGRDVAELSGGQRQRAWLALVLAQQTPVVLLDEPTSYLDLSHQVELLDLVRDLPDPRAAGAGGAAGVGERPRATVVAVLHELNLAARSADHIIAMAHGQVVAEGTPEEVLTPANLEGIYGLDADVVKDPLLGHPVVLPRTAANRAAAEKLGTGTAQLP
- a CDS encoding GNAT family N-acetyltransferase, whose translation is MTPAPDFSRKQALAGELIRLVPARREHAAVLHPLLADAEVSRLTGTVRSSTVPAPWSVDELAEIYARWSRAEDRIVWVIEEVATGRIVGESVLNDLDEDNLSCGFRIWISGARGRGLGSEAVELTLRHAFEDQGLHRVSLEVYAFNPRARHVYEKAGFRLEGTLREALLFDGGWVDAHVMGILAEQWRSRQGGVPTDPPPAGP
- a CDS encoding iron-siderophore ABC transporter substrate-binding protein — encoded protein: MFPSPLSPTAGAPTARRTTRRRALSLGSLALSAALLAGCSTGPAGGSGSEASGSTDASATSDATFPRTVEHVYGKTEIPAQPERVATVSWVNQDVALALGVVPVGVAATEYGGNAQQSTDWFDAALEEAGGEAPEQYSEADGINFEALAATEPDVILAAYSGITQEEYDKLSEIAPVVAYPEDTAAFTTAWQDSTRLIGEALGKEDRAEEVIADVEDQVAQAAEEYPALAGTTFLTGTVDPAAADQIYLFTAADNRPKFLTSLGMELAPVLADNAEAEDAFFLTWSPERADELDSDIFITSATDESVTEAIASDPLLSKIPAVQDETLVVQTDQQEVLSTSAASPLSIPWALENVVPDIAAAAEQADSAE
- a CDS encoding aromatic amino acid transport family protein, encoding MTSRPSPESAAEATPGSVPESPADQAPESPADQASTTATATTPRWNRFDASWTIGLFGTAVGAGILFLPINAGLGGLWPLLIATVLIWPMTYFSHRALSRMVCASSNPKQDITGVVREYFGETAGRVVTVLYFLAIYPIVLIYGVGITNTVESLMVNQLGLDPWPRWLLSGVLVLAMSAVMVAGKKVMLVVTQWLVYPLIAVLFAVTLLLIPQWSFDGFGALPAPGDFAMSLWLMIPVLVFAFNHSPAISQFSVSLRERYGAGSMQKASSVLRITAVLLVVFTMGFVWSCVLALGPEGLQEAKDANLPVLSHLANVMGLPLIAWLGPAVAITAIASSFFGHWLGAAEGATAIVRTMVDPRQKRLSDRGITIGVSVFLIATTWLAGVLNPSILALIESLAGPVIAAVLYLMPMYAIHKVPALARFRGKASNVFVVIAGVVAVGGILISLFR
- a CDS encoding VOC family protein is translated as MAHGDITHVDIPVTDHQRATEFYGSVFGWKIETYPGFEDYPMWRAPNEVSGGGLAPRSADFTQPRSTVEVDSIDETLATVTALGGTVIAPRSPITETSWWAVFRDLDGNEIGLYEAVTDTSAT